Proteins from a genomic interval of Mesobacillus sp. S13:
- a CDS encoding LCP family protein has protein sequence MSKVNRNRKKKRTWLRVTGVLALVFLIGACAYLFSIYTDVSRAVETMHEPIDRKNSDKQKPELVSAEESVETQNKSREPFSVLLLGVDARPGDKGRSDTMIVMTVNPELNSTKMVSIPRDTRTQIVGKGFEDKINHAYAFGGPTMAVETVENFLDIPIDYYVQVNMEGFKDIVNAVGGVTVTNDLTFTEGGHDFNQGKIDLNGEEALAYVRMRKEDPNGDFGRQQRQRQVIQGVINEGRSLSSITKLDEILDALSNNVKTNMTLREMADFQKNYRSASKDLQQIQLQGAGTTIDKIYYQVFSEEEILAVQNKLKTHLEHSESTPASTPN, from the coding sequence ATGTCAAAGGTGAATAGAAACAGGAAGAAAAAGAGGACCTGGCTACGTGTGACTGGTGTGTTGGCACTTGTATTCCTAATCGGTGCTTGTGCATATTTATTTTCTATTTATACCGATGTTTCGAGAGCAGTAGAAACGATGCATGAGCCGATTGACCGCAAGAATTCTGATAAGCAGAAGCCAGAATTAGTTTCTGCCGAAGAAAGCGTTGAGACCCAAAATAAATCCCGAGAACCATTTTCTGTGCTCTTGTTGGGTGTAGATGCGCGGCCAGGTGATAAGGGGCGGTCGGATACGATGATCGTCATGACCGTGAACCCTGAACTGAACTCGACTAAAATGGTCAGCATCCCTCGGGATACTAGAACCCAGATTGTTGGTAAAGGCTTTGAAGACAAGATTAATCACGCTTACGCATTTGGCGGACCTACAATGGCGGTAGAAACCGTCGAGAATTTTCTGGATATCCCAATAGATTACTATGTTCAGGTAAACATGGAAGGCTTCAAAGATATCGTCAACGCAGTAGGTGGAGTGACGGTTACCAATGACTTAACATTTACAGAAGGCGGCCATGATTTTAACCAAGGTAAAATCGACCTGAATGGAGAAGAAGCCCTGGCATATGTAAGGATGAGAAAAGAAGATCCAAATGGGGACTTTGGCAGGCAGCAAAGACAAAGACAAGTGATCCAGGGCGTTATTAACGAAGGAAGAAGCCTCAGCTCCATCACCAAATTAGATGAAATACTCGATGCCCTGAGCAACAACGTTAAAACGAATATGACCTTACGAGAAATGGCTGATTTCCAAAAGAATTATAGAAGTGCCAGCAAAGACCTTCAACAAATACAACTCCAAGGAGCCGGAACAACCATCGATAAAATCTATTATCAAGTTTTTTCAGAAGAAGAAATTCTAGCAGTCCAAAACAAGCTTAAAACCCATTTAGAACACTCAGAAAGCACTCCAGCTTCAACCCCAAACTAG